The proteins below are encoded in one region of Brevundimonas fontaquae:
- a CDS encoding response regulator: MTASILTVDDSPSIRMALKIALTGAGYSVAEAADGAEGIAKAKASAFDLIITDLNMPVMDGLTMIEEMRRMPEQMGVPIVFLTTESDEGMKARAKAAGATGWLTKPFDPDQLVRIAKKVLGR; the protein is encoded by the coding sequence ATGACGGCGTCCATCCTAACGGTTGATGACTCGCCCAGCATTCGCATGGCGCTGAAGATCGCCCTGACCGGCGCAGGCTATTCGGTGGCCGAGGCCGCCGACGGCGCTGAGGGCATCGCCAAGGCCAAGGCCAGCGCCTTCGACCTGATCATCACCGATCTGAACATGCCGGTCATGGACGGCCTGACCATGATCGAGGAGATGCGCCGCATGCCCGAGCAGATGGGCGTGCCGATCGTGTTCCTGACCACCGAGTCGGACGAGGGCATGAAGGCGCGGGCCAAGGCGGCGGGCGCCACGGGCTGGCTGACCAAACCCTTCGATCCCGACCAACTGGTGCGGATCGCCAAGAAGGTGCTGGGTCGATGA
- a CDS encoding STAS domain-containing protein, with product MKTVLVDASLVVRNVAGLRQSILDAFEEDDAVSLDLVADQAVDLCGVQLIEAARRQAQAVGKTLRLAHPGEVFRPVLEAAGFLTQASEDDLLFWFHEGSVQ from the coding sequence ATGAAGACAGTATTGGTGGATGCGTCGCTTGTGGTGCGCAATGTCGCTGGGCTGCGCCAGTCAATCCTGGACGCCTTTGAGGAAGATGACGCGGTCAGTCTGGACCTGGTCGCGGACCAGGCGGTCGATCTCTGTGGCGTTCAACTGATCGAGGCGGCGCGCCGTCAAGCGCAGGCCGTCGGCAAGACCTTGCGTCTGGCGCATCCGGGCGAGGTCTTCCGCCCGGTGCTGGAAGCCGCGGGCTTTCTGACCCAGGCGTCCGAGGACGACCTGCTGTTCTGGTTTCACGAAGGGTCGGTTCAATGA
- a CDS encoding TonB-dependent receptor, translating into MRAKGIAMSRRLSLRTAALAGAGFAALVSVSAARAQSGAADETETTADQAQQVDEIVVVGTRGSIARAVGMKRESGTVQDSISALELGMFPDDNVADSLSHITGVSISRTAGGEGQSVSVRGLGPEYTLSTFNGRILATDGAGRDFAYDVLPSDVISGADVIKGAEAANTEGAIGGLINLRSASPFDQRGQHSIIRVEGDRNQMSELDGSKLSAVYSNTFLHDTFGLILGVVSERRDDRTDVAGNDGGWTRNADPTDESWLWGNAWGGSIDPNGNGQLDVEEYGLIGPGQFRVGSILERKKRNAYTAKLEWRPNDSFRLVVDGLSTKLDSPQVGYQQSFYTLYAPGRWSNMVINDGIVTSFDMTNTDPEQRLNPELLNQTSYRVVETQLYGVNAQWDVTDSLTLTGDVYRSTSSRNSGGQDSYVVLRMNQANTAHVELNGAYVPDVTVSFDDGRDLSRGLASGAFTDSDFNTHYFSLAGDNIEDEINGAAFSGRWTAHRGWLDNVQFGVNYTDRRKSRDLVNNSLTGGADYYSGQYAINVGDLGGGVISNSFNLPNFMSEVNANFPRTFLSFDIASYQAALAAYDGHPRPGGGQYSYAAAAPVWNPLQSYRVSEESWAGFVQANLSGERWSGNVGVRVVQTNTSAQAWDAKILEIVENGAFNYTAIYDDPTAITQDNDYTYVLPSINLNYRITEDLRLRLGAAKTMARPSVQTLAPTNTTESVSWGEFTQIYGGNAALKPYSAVQYDASLEYYFRPNSIFNVAVFKKDIEDQITTSWEPGQDIGVPGYLFNVQRPINGDTAEVHGVEVGLQHFLDNGFGVRAQYTRNWSKSYVGDVERPLEGIAPSVYSLGLFYERGPLSMSASADHTDGFVTAINVLGEGYNEEADPITWVTAHISYKVTDSIDISLEGQNLLDEANTYSINGNPLLPQGYYRYGASYKLGVSYRF; encoded by the coding sequence ATGCGAGCAAAGGGGATCGCAATGTCACGTCGTCTATCACTTCGAACGGCCGCTCTAGCGGGGGCCGGTTTTGCAGCCTTGGTGTCTGTCAGCGCCGCCCGCGCCCAGTCAGGGGCCGCTGACGAAACTGAAACAACGGCTGACCAGGCTCAGCAGGTTGACGAAATCGTCGTCGTCGGGACGCGCGGCAGTATCGCTCGAGCGGTGGGTATGAAGCGCGAATCCGGCACTGTGCAGGATTCTATCAGCGCTCTGGAACTCGGCATGTTCCCAGATGACAACGTCGCCGATTCCCTGAGCCACATCACGGGCGTGTCGATTTCACGGACCGCCGGCGGCGAGGGACAAAGCGTCAGCGTGCGTGGCCTTGGGCCTGAGTATACGCTCTCGACCTTCAACGGCCGCATCCTGGCCACCGACGGCGCCGGGCGCGATTTCGCCTATGACGTGCTGCCGTCAGACGTGATCAGCGGCGCGGACGTCATCAAGGGTGCAGAAGCAGCCAACACCGAAGGCGCCATCGGCGGCCTCATCAACCTGCGCTCGGCCAGCCCCTTCGATCAACGTGGCCAGCACAGCATCATCCGCGTCGAGGGCGACCGCAACCAGATGTCTGAGCTGGACGGATCCAAGCTGTCGGCCGTCTACAGCAACACCTTCCTCCACGACACCTTCGGACTGATCCTCGGCGTCGTCTCCGAGCGACGCGACGACCGGACGGATGTCGCCGGCAATGACGGTGGTTGGACGCGCAACGCGGATCCAACCGACGAAAGCTGGCTCTGGGGCAATGCCTGGGGCGGCAGTATTGACCCGAACGGCAACGGCCAACTGGATGTCGAGGAATATGGCCTCATCGGCCCCGGCCAGTTCCGTGTCGGTTCAATCCTCGAGAGAAAGAAGCGGAACGCCTATACGGCGAAACTGGAATGGCGTCCGAACGACAGCTTCCGACTGGTCGTCGACGGCCTCTCGACCAAGCTCGATTCGCCGCAGGTCGGCTATCAGCAATCCTTCTATACGCTGTATGCGCCAGGTCGCTGGTCGAACATGGTGATCAACGATGGCATCGTCACCAGCTTCGACATGACCAATACGGACCCGGAGCAGCGCCTCAATCCCGAGTTGCTCAACCAGACCTCCTACCGGGTGGTCGAGACCCAGCTGTACGGTGTGAACGCGCAGTGGGACGTGACCGACAGCCTGACCCTGACCGGCGATGTCTATCGCTCGACGTCCAGCCGAAACTCGGGCGGTCAGGACAGCTACGTCGTCCTGCGGATGAACCAGGCCAATACGGCTCACGTCGAACTGAACGGCGCCTATGTGCCGGACGTCACGGTCAGCTTCGATGACGGGCGCGATCTGTCCCGCGGGCTGGCCAGCGGAGCGTTTACCGACTCCGATTTCAACACCCACTATTTCTCGCTCGCAGGCGACAACATCGAGGACGAGATCAACGGCGCCGCCTTCAGCGGTCGCTGGACGGCCCACAGGGGATGGCTGGACAATGTGCAGTTCGGCGTCAACTACACCGATCGTCGGAAGTCGCGGGACCTGGTCAATAACTCGCTGACAGGCGGCGCTGACTATTACTCCGGCCAATATGCGATCAATGTCGGCGACCTTGGCGGTGGAGTGATCTCAAACAGCTTCAACCTGCCGAACTTCATGAGTGAGGTGAATGCGAACTTCCCACGTACCTTCCTGTCCTTCGATATCGCCAGTTATCAGGCCGCCCTGGCGGCCTATGACGGCCATCCGCGCCCTGGCGGCGGCCAATACAGCTATGCGGCTGCGGCTCCCGTCTGGAATCCGCTTCAGAGCTATCGGGTCAGTGAGGAGTCCTGGGCCGGCTTCGTCCAGGCCAACCTGTCGGGCGAACGCTGGAGCGGCAATGTCGGCGTCCGCGTGGTCCAGACGAACACCAGCGCCCAAGCGTGGGACGCCAAAATCCTCGAGATCGTGGAGAACGGCGCCTTCAACTACACCGCTATCTATGATGATCCGACGGCCATCACCCAAGACAACGACTACACCTATGTCCTGCCGTCGATAAACCTGAACTATCGCATCACCGAGGATCTGCGCCTGCGCCTCGGTGCGGCCAAGACCATGGCCCGTCCGTCGGTCCAGACCCTCGCGCCGACAAACACCACCGAAAGCGTATCCTGGGGCGAGTTCACCCAGATCTACGGCGGCAACGCGGCTCTGAAGCCTTATTCGGCGGTGCAGTACGATGCGTCGCTGGAATACTACTTCCGGCCGAACTCGATCTTCAACGTCGCGGTGTTCAAGAAGGATATCGAGGACCAGATCACCACCAGCTGGGAACCGGGCCAGGACATCGGCGTGCCGGGCTATCTGTTCAACGTCCAGCGACCGATCAACGGCGATACGGCCGAGGTCCACGGTGTCGAGGTCGGCCTTCAGCACTTCCTAGACAACGGCTTCGGCGTGCGCGCGCAATACACCCGCAACTGGTCCAAGAGTTATGTCGGAGATGTTGAACGACCACTGGAGGGCATCGCGCCGTCAGTCTATTCGCTCGGCCTCTTCTACGAGCGCGGACCGCTGTCGATGAGCGCCTCGGCGGACCACACGGATGGCTTCGTCACCGCGATCAACGTCCTGGGCGAAGGCTACAACGAGGAAGCCGACCCCATCACCTGGGTCACCGCCCACATCTCCTACAAGGTGACGGACAGCATCGACATCTCGTTGGAAGGCCAGAACCTTCTGGACGAAGCCAACACCTACTCCATCAACGGCAATCCGCTGCTGCCGCAGGGCTATTATCGCTATGGCGCGTCTTACAAGTTGGGCGTGAGCTACCGGTTCTAG
- a CDS encoding N-acetylglucosamine kinase: MKQSAGYFLGVDGGGTKTAFVLIDRSGQEVARHEGGSSYHVEIGVEKLHVVLDQGVQSVLKQAGASTADVRFAFFGLPAHGEDSKIQPMLDLMPEALLGHRRYACGNDMICGWAGSLAGEDGINIVAGTGSIGYGEHQGLSARGGGWGEVFSDEGSAYWIAVQGLKAFSRMSDGRLPRGPLHELMVQEFALTTDLDLCAHIYAKSTPQRDRIAGVSRLIARAAASGDPAARRIFTEAGHELAEIVDGIRRRLAYRPGERVNLSYSGGVFQSGDLILEPFRQRLSACSADYRLISPRYSPAIGAAIYAARLAGAPLDMAVNA; encoded by the coding sequence GTGAAACAATCGGCCGGCTATTTTCTGGGCGTCGACGGCGGCGGCACAAAGACCGCCTTCGTTCTGATCGACCGCTCGGGTCAGGAGGTCGCCCGACACGAGGGCGGCTCCAGCTACCACGTCGAGATCGGCGTTGAGAAACTCCACGTCGTCCTCGACCAAGGCGTCCAATCGGTTCTGAAACAGGCGGGCGCATCGACAGCCGATGTCCGCTTCGCCTTCTTCGGCCTGCCAGCGCACGGTGAGGATTCGAAGATCCAGCCCATGCTGGACCTCATGCCGGAGGCTTTGTTGGGTCATCGCCGCTACGCCTGCGGCAATGACATGATCTGCGGGTGGGCCGGCTCTCTGGCGGGTGAGGATGGCATCAATATTGTCGCCGGCACGGGCTCCATTGGTTACGGCGAGCATCAAGGTCTGTCGGCGCGTGGCGGTGGATGGGGGGAGGTCTTCTCCGACGAGGGGTCGGCCTATTGGATCGCGGTCCAAGGGCTGAAGGCTTTCTCGCGAATGTCGGATGGTCGCCTGCCGCGAGGTCCTCTGCATGAGCTGATGGTGCAGGAATTTGCACTGACGACGGACCTCGATCTCTGCGCCCACATCTATGCCAAGAGCACGCCGCAGCGGGATCGGATCGCGGGCGTCTCGCGACTGATTGCGCGGGCTGCGGCGAGTGGGGACCCGGCCGCGAGGCGGATTTTCACCGAGGCTGGTCACGAACTGGCGGAAATCGTGGACGGCATCCGGCGGCGGCTGGCGTATCGGCCGGGCGAGCGCGTGAACCTGTCTTATTCAGGCGGGGTGTTTCAGAGCGGCGATCTTATTCTCGAGCCGTTCAGGCAGCGGCTTTCGGCCTGTTCGGCGGACTACCGACTCATTTCGCCGCGCTACAGCCCGGCGATCGGCGCAGCCATCTATGCGGCTCGTCTGGCTGGAGCGCCGCTCGACATGGCCGTCAACGCCTGA
- a CDS encoding SIS domain-containing protein, which yields MSDVIQLGLEESELERLGGLWTAREIAQQPAMLLETQKLLMARQAEIDGFLEPLLAEPRLRIILTGAGTSAFAGECLAPLLSARLGRRVEAIATTDLVCAPHLYFEPDTPTLLVSFGRSGNSPESVAAIELADRLVKHLSHLVITCNAEGALAAFGAAPRGLTIQLPEATHDRSFAMTSSFSCMTYAALAVFSGVAVMDQRVEAIARATQGVIADYSSVMQTAAAESYQRVVYLGSHIFKGLARESGLKLLELTNGALVTMFDSPLGFRHGPKTIVNARTLIFVFFSNDAYTRSYDMDLLEELRRDNDAARVIAITAQDGVGLETRDEISVAGLATSDDAELLFPYIVAPQILAFFQSLRLGLRPDKPNTSGTVNRVVQGVRIHELN from the coding sequence ATGTCTGATGTGATCCAACTGGGGCTTGAAGAATCCGAACTGGAACGGCTGGGAGGTCTTTGGACCGCCCGTGAGATCGCGCAACAGCCGGCCATGCTGCTCGAGACGCAGAAGCTGCTGATGGCGCGCCAGGCCGAGATCGACGGATTCCTTGAGCCGCTTCTGGCGGAGCCCAGGCTTCGGATCATATTGACGGGAGCGGGTACATCCGCCTTCGCCGGCGAATGTCTGGCGCCCTTGCTGTCGGCGCGCCTTGGCCGGCGGGTCGAAGCCATCGCCACCACGGATCTGGTCTGCGCTCCCCATCTCTATTTCGAGCCCGATACGCCGACCCTGCTCGTCTCATTCGGCCGCTCGGGCAACAGTCCTGAAAGCGTGGCGGCGATCGAGTTGGCGGACCGGTTGGTGAAACACCTGAGCCACCTAGTCATCACCTGTAATGCGGAGGGCGCGCTGGCGGCCTTTGGCGCGGCGCCGAGGGGGCTGACCATCCAACTGCCCGAAGCGACCCATGATCGCAGCTTTGCGATGACGTCCAGCTTTTCGTGCATGACCTACGCGGCCCTGGCCGTCTTCAGCGGCGTCGCCGTCATGGATCAGCGGGTCGAGGCCATCGCACGCGCCACTCAGGGCGTTATCGCGGACTACTCCTCGGTCATGCAGACGGCGGCGGCGGAAAGCTATCAGCGCGTCGTCTATCTCGGCAGCCACATCTTCAAGGGTCTGGCGCGGGAATCGGGATTGAAGCTTCTGGAGCTCACGAACGGCGCGCTGGTGACGATGTTCGATTCGCCGCTAGGGTTCCGGCACGGGCCGAAGACGATCGTCAACGCTCGAACCCTGATCTTCGTCTTCTTCTCGAACGACGCCTATACGCGCAGCTATGACATGGACCTGCTTGAGGAGCTGCGTCGCGACAACGACGCCGCCCGGGTCATCGCCATCACCGCGCAAGACGGCGTGGGTCTGGAGACGCGGGACGAAATCAGCGTGGCGGGTCTGGCGACGTCGGACGACGCCGAACTGCTCTTCCCCTATATCGTCGCGCCTCAGATTCTGGCCTTCTTCCAGTCGCTGCGGCTCGGCCTGAGGCCGGATAAGCCCAACACCTCCGGCACGGTCAACCGCGTCGTGCAGGGCGTGCGGATTCACGAGTTGAACTGA
- a CDS encoding D-tagatose-bisphosphate aldolase, class II, non-catalytic subunit encodes MKAMLDLVARHKSGQACGIYSVCSAHPLVLEAACVHALKADIDVLLIEATCNQVNQDGGYTGMTPDQFRDFVHTIAQDAGLPVERLVLGGDHLGPNPWTRLPAEEAMAKAEVLIEHYVAAGFRKIHADCSMSCSDDPTPLAEDVIARRAARLIKVAEATHQRVGGEPCVYVIGTEVPVPGGAAEDLPELEVTTPQAAIATLDAHRAVFAEEGLSQAWARVIAIVVQPGVEFDHRKVIDYDRAKAVRLRSALDDQARVVFEAHSTDYQTPAALKALVEDHFAILKVGPGVTFVLREALWALDAIEREWIGEGGASGFRSIALERMTAEPGNWAKYYHSDGAALRFDLQYSLSDRIRYYWPDPAISAAQDRMFANLADNPPPMALISQYLPTANAALRDAGLPSDPTSLVIAHIGATLEAYRAACTPEPEFAHV; translated from the coding sequence ATGAAGGCGATGCTAGACCTCGTGGCTCGGCACAAATCCGGGCAGGCCTGCGGCATCTATTCGGTCTGCTCCGCGCACCCGCTGGTCCTGGAGGCCGCCTGTGTCCATGCGCTTAAGGCGGACATCGATGTCCTTCTGATCGAGGCGACCTGCAATCAGGTCAATCAGGACGGCGGTTACACCGGAATGACGCCGGACCAATTCCGTGACTTCGTTCACACCATAGCGCAAGACGCCGGTCTGCCGGTCGAGCGCCTGGTTCTGGGGGGCGACCACCTGGGGCCCAACCCCTGGACGAGGCTTCCCGCCGAAGAGGCCATGGCCAAGGCGGAGGTGTTGATCGAACACTATGTCGCCGCCGGCTTCCGCAAGATCCATGCGGACTGCTCCATGTCGTGTTCGGACGATCCGACCCCGCTGGCGGAAGACGTTATCGCACGACGCGCCGCGCGTTTGATCAAGGTCGCCGAAGCAACGCACCAACGGGTCGGCGGCGAGCCCTGCGTCTATGTCATCGGCACGGAAGTTCCGGTGCCTGGCGGCGCCGCCGAGGATCTGCCCGAGTTGGAAGTGACGACGCCCCAAGCGGCGATCGCGACGTTGGACGCTCATCGGGCCGTCTTCGCCGAAGAGGGTCTGTCGCAGGCTTGGGCGCGGGTCATCGCCATCGTCGTCCAACCCGGCGTCGAATTCGATCACCGAAAGGTCATCGACTACGACCGCGCGAAGGCGGTCCGTCTGCGCAGCGCTCTGGACGATCAGGCGCGCGTCGTCTTCGAAGCGCACTCGACCGACTATCAGACCCCCGCAGCGCTGAAGGCCCTGGTGGAGGATCATTTCGCCATTCTCAAGGTCGGGCCCGGCGTGACCTTCGTTCTGCGCGAGGCCCTTTGGGCTCTGGACGCCATTGAGCGTGAATGGATCGGCGAGGGAGGGGCGTCAGGCTTCCGCTCAATCGCTTTGGAGCGGATGACGGCCGAGCCAGGCAACTGGGCCAAATACTATCACTCCGACGGCGCCGCCCTACGGTTTGACCTCCAGTACAGCCTGTCGGATCGGATCCGCTATTACTGGCCCGATCCGGCCATTTCCGCCGCCCAGGACCGGATGTTCGCAAACCTCGCCGACAACCCGCCGCCCATGGCGCTGATCAGCCAATATCTGCCGACGGCCAATGCCGCCCTACGTGACGCCGGTCTGCCCTCAGATCCGACAAGCCTGGTGATCGCCCATATCGGCGCGACCCTGGAAGCTTATCGGGCCGCCTGCACCCCCGAGCCGGAGTTTGCTCATGTCTGA
- a CDS encoding EamA family transporter translates to MTDLTSPAAAPMGASRRWLLFALMTVGLWGVWGAFASVSAQRGFPETLVYCVWALTMVVPALIVLKREKWRLDRDPLSILYGLLIGLTGAGGQMVLFYAVTTGPAYLIFPIISLSPLVTILMSLVLLKERTTRLGALGVVLALIALPLFDFSPQGFSFSQGAAWFPLSLIIMLCWGVQAFFMKLANTRMRAESIFFYMMLSGLLLTPAAIAMTDFSKPINWGWDGPGLAAVIQILNAVGALFLVYAFRHGKAIVVAPLTNAGGPLVTAVIALLIVGVMPGELKMVGLALAFIAAALLASAP, encoded by the coding sequence GTGACCGACCTGACTTCGCCCGCCGCAGCGCCAATGGGTGCGTCTCGACGCTGGCTGCTTTTCGCCCTCATGACCGTGGGTCTGTGGGGAGTGTGGGGCGCATTCGCCAGCGTTTCGGCGCAGCGCGGCTTTCCCGAAACACTGGTCTATTGCGTCTGGGCCCTCACCATGGTGGTGCCCGCCCTTATCGTGCTGAAGCGAGAGAAATGGCGGCTGGACCGCGATCCTCTGTCGATCCTCTACGGCCTGTTGATCGGCTTGACGGGCGCCGGCGGGCAGATGGTGTTGTTCTACGCCGTGACGACCGGGCCGGCCTATCTGATTTTTCCGATCATCTCCCTGTCGCCATTGGTTACCATCCTGATGTCGCTGGTGCTGCTCAAGGAGCGCACCACTCGTCTGGGCGCGCTGGGCGTGGTGCTGGCCCTTATCGCTCTGCCGCTATTCGACTTCTCCCCCCAAGGCTTCTCCTTCTCACAGGGCGCGGCCTGGTTCCCGCTGTCGCTGATCATCATGCTTTGCTGGGGGGTGCAGGCCTTTTTCATGAAGCTGGCCAATACGCGGATGCGCGCCGAGAGCATCTTTTTCTACATGATGCTTAGCGGTCTCCTGCTGACGCCGGCGGCGATCGCGATGACGGATTTCTCGAAACCGATCAACTGGGGTTGGGACGGGCCAGGGCTGGCCGCGGTCATCCAGATTTTGAACGCCGTCGGCGCCCTCTTTCTCGTCTACGCCTTCCGGCACGGCAAGGCGATCGTGGTGGCTCCGCTCACCAACGCCGGCGGCCCATTGGTTACGGCTGTCATCGCCTTGCTGATCGTCGGCGTCATGCCGGGTGAACTGAAGATGGTCGGCCTGGCCCTGGCCTTCATCGCTGCGGCCCTTTTGGCCTCTGCACCCTAG
- a CDS encoding glycoside hydrolase family 36 protein, translating into MMTKPLLHRRGLLGLLGGTVLATGAVGPRRAWAGPVVASAGDRVLTVEFDTALNSRLIARLVGRHSELTDFGASETVTLQDGRVIDSFPFVDQSQVPVRDVHGAGVRHTVRGVSSAGLEKSVSLTFYDRYPGFPLVKVVWRPTRGEPVAIKSYRLGAHILKSSGAGFWSWSGSSHDDRRDWVQPVGDGFEQANFMGMNASDYGSGTPVADVWRPDAGVAVGHIELTPKLISLPIIASPAGAAVALEEARAVTLNPGEAMRSLDAFVAVHQRDYYATLDAYRRVMADRGLAAPKAPEGSYEAIWCAWGYDRDFTIAEIEGTYAKVKDLGFKWAVLDDGWQTNEGDWALDPRKFRSDADMIAFARNIRAAGLKPKLWLAPLAVDPGSDLLHDHTDMLLLDQNGAVQDVTWWNAFYLCPAYQPTRDYTQALIRKIIGEWGYEGLKLDGQHLNGVAPCHNPAHNHARPEESVEQLQNFWKMVYDTALDANPKAVVEFCPCGTSYAFHNLPYTNQVPASDPLSSWQVRLKGKSLKALMGRDAAYAGDHVELSDGGDDFASSVGIGAVISTKFTWPNEGRGKDANFRLTAEREAVWRKWADVYNTKMLSKGQYLGELYDIGFDKPEAHVVEKDGRLYYAFYAPIWDGRIELRGLGPGGYRLTDYFNGADLGTVTAQTARIPARFERFLLIEATPIQG; encoded by the coding sequence ATGATGACGAAACCCCTTCTGCACCGCCGCGGCTTGCTGGGCCTGCTGGGCGGAACGGTGTTGGCGACAGGAGCGGTCGGCCCTCGCCGCGCTTGGGCGGGGCCGGTGGTGGCGAGCGCAGGCGATCGGGTCCTGACGGTCGAGTTTGACACGGCCTTGAATAGCCGGCTGATCGCCAGACTGGTCGGGCGACACTCAGAACTGACCGACTTCGGCGCTTCGGAAACGGTGACGCTTCAGGATGGCCGGGTCATCGACAGCTTCCCGTTCGTCGATCAAAGCCAGGTTCCGGTCAGGGACGTCCACGGCGCGGGCGTGCGGCACACGGTGCGCGGCGTGTCTTCCGCAGGTCTGGAAAAGAGCGTCAGCCTGACCTTCTACGATCGCTATCCGGGCTTTCCCTTGGTGAAGGTCGTTTGGCGGCCCACGCGCGGCGAACCTGTCGCTATCAAGAGCTATCGTCTCGGAGCGCATATTCTGAAGTCGTCCGGCGCGGGCTTCTGGTCCTGGTCCGGTTCAAGCCATGACGACCGCCGCGACTGGGTTCAGCCGGTGGGTGACGGCTTCGAGCAGGCCAACTTTATGGGCATGAACGCGTCCGACTATGGGTCGGGCACGCCCGTAGCAGACGTTTGGCGGCCTGACGCCGGCGTCGCCGTCGGCCATATCGAGCTGACGCCCAAACTGATCTCGCTGCCGATCATCGCCTCTCCGGCCGGGGCCGCTGTGGCCTTGGAAGAGGCGCGGGCCGTGACCTTGAATCCAGGCGAAGCCATGCGCTCGCTAGACGCCTTCGTCGCGGTTCACCAGCGCGACTATTACGCGACGCTCGACGCCTATCGTCGTGTAATGGCGGACCGGGGCTTGGCGGCGCCGAAGGCTCCAGAGGGATCCTATGAAGCCATCTGGTGCGCCTGGGGCTACGACCGCGATTTCACCATCGCCGAGATCGAAGGCACCTATGCCAAGGTCAAGGACCTGGGTTTCAAGTGGGCGGTGCTAGACGACGGCTGGCAAACCAACGAGGGCGACTGGGCGCTGGATCCACGCAAATTCCGCAGCGACGCCGACATGATCGCCTTTGCCCGCAACATCCGCGCGGCGGGGCTAAAGCCGAAGCTGTGGCTGGCTCCTTTGGCTGTCGATCCGGGGTCAGACCTGCTGCACGATCACACCGACATGCTGCTGCTGGACCAGAACGGCGCTGTTCAGGATGTGACCTGGTGGAACGCCTTCTACCTGTGCCCGGCCTATCAACCGACGCGCGACTACACCCAGGCGCTGATCCGCAAGATCATCGGCGAGTGGGGTTATGAGGGCCTCAAGCTGGACGGCCAGCACCTGAACGGCGTGGCCCCCTGCCACAACCCGGCCCACAATCATGCGCGGCCGGAGGAGTCGGTCGAGCAACTCCAGAACTTCTGGAAGATGGTCTATGACACGGCTCTGGACGCCAATCCGAAGGCGGTGGTGGAGTTCTGTCCGTGCGGGACGTCCTACGCGTTCCACAATCTGCCCTATACCAACCAGGTCCCGGCGTCCGATCCGCTGTCGTCCTGGCAGGTGCGCCTGAAGGGCAAGTCGCTGAAGGCCTTGATGGGGCGCGACGCCGCCTACGCCGGCGACCATGTCGAGTTGAGCGACGGCGGCGACGACTTCGCCTCGTCCGTCGGCATCGGTGCTGTCATCTCAACGAAGTTCACCTGGCCGAACGAGGGCCGGGGCAAGGACGCCAACTTCCGGCTGACGGCTGAACGCGAGGCGGTGTGGCGGAAGTGGGCGGATGTCTACAACACCAAGATGCTGTCCAAGGGGCAATATCTGGGGGAACTGTACGACATCGGCTTCGACAAGCCGGAAGCGCATGTGGTCGAGAAGGATGGCCGACTCTATTACGCCTTCTATGCACCGATATGGGACGGGCGGATTGAACTGCGGGGTCTCGGCCCAGGCGGCTACCGTCTGACAGACTATTTCAACGGCGCGGATCTGGGGACGGTGACCGCGCAGACCGCGCGCATTCCTGCCCGGTTCGAACGCTTCCTGCTGATCGAAGCCACCCCCATTCAAGGCTGA